A DNA window from Corvus hawaiiensis isolate bCorHaw1 chromosome 11, bCorHaw1.pri.cur, whole genome shotgun sequence contains the following coding sequences:
- the NISCH gene encoding nischarin isoform X2 — translation MEAAAGGEDGEEPPREARVLGSELVETYTVYIIQVSVGNHQWTVKHRYSDFHDLHEKLVSEKKIDKNLLPPKKIIGKNSKSLVEKRQKELEIYLQTLLLKFPVTAPKVLSHFLHFHLYEINGITAALAEELFHKGEQLLMAGEVFTIRPLQLYAVTQQLLQGKPTCANGDAKTDLGHILDFTCRLKYLKVTGTGGPFGTSNIQEHLLPFDLSIFKSLHQIEISHCGGKLIKGLTSSKHALATLSVRFSATSMKEILVPEASEFDQWEPEDALDNSSCPVTAIIPTWRTLTTLDMSHNSISEIDDSVKLIPKIEFLDLSHNGVSLVENLQHLYNLVHLDLSYNKLTSLEGVHTKLGNIKTLNLAGNQLERLCGLNKLYSLVNLDLSNNKIEQIEEVKNIGSLPCLEKVVLSSNPLSIIPDYRTKVLAQFGDRASEVCLDNIVTTEKELDTVEVLKAIQKAKEVKYKLSNSDKKISEDSRLTAASSKSNCSSLTVRPSSPSLPRPVSSSQGNHK, via the exons gTATACATTATTCAGGTTAGTGTTGGCAATCATCAGTGGACAGTCAAACATCGTTACAGTGATTTCCATGATCTGCATGAAAAG cttgtttcagaaaagaaaatagataaaaatcTGTTACCACCAAAGAAGATCATtggaaaaaattccaaaagcctggtggaaaaaagacaaaaggaacTGGAGATCTACCTGCAAACTCTGCTGCTCAAGTTCCCTGTTACTGCACCAAAAGTTTTGTCACACTTTCTACACTTTCATTTATAT GAGATCAATGGGATCACTGCTGCATTGGCTGAAGAGCTCTTTCACAAAG gagagcagctcttAATGGCTGGAGAAGTCTTCACCATCAGGCCCCTGCAGTTGTACGCTGtcactcagcagctgctgcagggcaaaCCTACCTGTGCTAATGGAGATGCCAAAACAGATCTAGGGCATATTCTGGATTTCACTTGCAGACTCAAATATCTAAAG GTCACTGGAACAGGGGGACCTTTTGGAACCAGTAACATTCAGGAGCATCTCTTGCCTTTTGATCTGTCTATTTTCAAATCGCTTCATCAAATAGAG atcaGTCATTGTGGGGGAAAGCTTATCAAAGGGCTGACTTCATCAAAACATGCTCTGGCCACACTGAGTGTTCGATTTTCAGCAACATCAATGAAG GAGATCCTGGTGCCTGAGGCCTCTGAGTTTGATCAGTGGGAGCCAGAGGATGCACTGGACAACTCAAGTTGTCCAGTGACAGCAATTATCCCAACCTGGAGAACTTTAACAACTTTGGATATGAGTCACAATAGCATCTCTGAAATTGATGATTCAGtg aAATTAATTCCAAAGATTGAGTTCCTGGATTTGAGTCACAATGGGGTGTCTCTGGTAGAAAATTTACAG CATCTGTACAACCTTGTTCACCTGGACTTATCCTACAACAAACTTACATCACTAGAAGGTGTTCACACAAAACTGGGAAACATCAAAACTCTGAATTTAGCAGGAAATCAGCTGGAAAGGCTGTGTGGTCTTAACAAACTGTACTCATTAGTCAACTTGGATCTGAGCAACAACAAAATAGAACAG AttgaagaagtaaaaaatattgGCAGCCTGCCATGCTTAGAAAAGGTGGTGTTGTCCAGCAATCCATTGAGCATCATCCCTGATTACCGGACCAAAGTACTTGCTCAGTTTGGAGACAGGGCCTCAGAG gtttgtttGGATAACATTGTTACCACAGAAAAGGAACTAGACACAGTGGAAGTGCTAAAGGCTATTCAAAAAGCAAAGGAGGTGAAATACAAACTGAGCAACTCTGATAAAAAG ATCAGTGAGGACTCCAGGCtcactgctgccagctccaaaTCAAACTGTTCTTCTCTTACTGTTcgtccttcctctccctctctgcctcGTCCTGTCAGCTCCAGCCAAGGTAATCAT AAATAA
- the NISCH gene encoding nischarin isoform X3, translating to MEAAAGGEDGEEPPREARVLGSELVETYTVYIIQVSVGNHQWTVKHRYSDFHDLHEKLVSEKKIDKNLLPPKKIIGKNSKSLVEKRQKELEIYLQTLLLKFPVTAPKVLSHFLHFHLYEINGITAALAEELFHKGEQLLMAGEVFTIRPLQLYAVTQQLLQGKPTCANGDAKTDLGHILDFTCRLKYLKVTGTGGPFGTSNIQEHLLPFDLSIFKSLHQIEISHCGGKLIKGLTSSKHALATLSVRFSATSMKEILVPEASEFDQWEPEDALDNSSCPVTAIIPTWRTLTTLDMSHNSISEIDDSVKLIPKIEFLDLSHNGVSLVENLQHLYNLVHLDLSYNKLTSLEGVHTKLGNIKTLNLAGNQLERLCGLNKLYSLVNLDLSNNKIEQIEEVKNIGSLPCLEKVVLSSNPLSIIPDYRTKVLAQFGDRASEVCLDNIVTTEKELDTVEVLKAIQKAKEVKYKLSNSDKKK from the exons gTATACATTATTCAGGTTAGTGTTGGCAATCATCAGTGGACAGTCAAACATCGTTACAGTGATTTCCATGATCTGCATGAAAAG cttgtttcagaaaagaaaatagataaaaatcTGTTACCACCAAAGAAGATCATtggaaaaaattccaaaagcctggtggaaaaaagacaaaaggaacTGGAGATCTACCTGCAAACTCTGCTGCTCAAGTTCCCTGTTACTGCACCAAAAGTTTTGTCACACTTTCTACACTTTCATTTATAT GAGATCAATGGGATCACTGCTGCATTGGCTGAAGAGCTCTTTCACAAAG gagagcagctcttAATGGCTGGAGAAGTCTTCACCATCAGGCCCCTGCAGTTGTACGCTGtcactcagcagctgctgcagggcaaaCCTACCTGTGCTAATGGAGATGCCAAAACAGATCTAGGGCATATTCTGGATTTCACTTGCAGACTCAAATATCTAAAG GTCACTGGAACAGGGGGACCTTTTGGAACCAGTAACATTCAGGAGCATCTCTTGCCTTTTGATCTGTCTATTTTCAAATCGCTTCATCAAATAGAG atcaGTCATTGTGGGGGAAAGCTTATCAAAGGGCTGACTTCATCAAAACATGCTCTGGCCACACTGAGTGTTCGATTTTCAGCAACATCAATGAAG GAGATCCTGGTGCCTGAGGCCTCTGAGTTTGATCAGTGGGAGCCAGAGGATGCACTGGACAACTCAAGTTGTCCAGTGACAGCAATTATCCCAACCTGGAGAACTTTAACAACTTTGGATATGAGTCACAATAGCATCTCTGAAATTGATGATTCAGtg aAATTAATTCCAAAGATTGAGTTCCTGGATTTGAGTCACAATGGGGTGTCTCTGGTAGAAAATTTACAG CATCTGTACAACCTTGTTCACCTGGACTTATCCTACAACAAACTTACATCACTAGAAGGTGTTCACACAAAACTGGGAAACATCAAAACTCTGAATTTAGCAGGAAATCAGCTGGAAAGGCTGTGTGGTCTTAACAAACTGTACTCATTAGTCAACTTGGATCTGAGCAACAACAAAATAGAACAG AttgaagaagtaaaaaatattgGCAGCCTGCCATGCTTAGAAAAGGTGGTGTTGTCCAGCAATCCATTGAGCATCATCCCTGATTACCGGACCAAAGTACTTGCTCAGTTTGGAGACAGGGCCTCAGAG gtttgtttGGATAACATTGTTACCACAGAAAAGGAACTAGACACAGTGGAAGTGCTAAAGGCTATTCAAAAAGCAAAGGAGGTGAAATACAAACTGAGCAACTCTGATAAAAAG AAATAA